A window of Pectobacterium carotovorum genomic DNA:
TAACGTCCATAGGCACAACTTCGGATGGATTGCCCCAGCTCCGGACGCTCACGGTAAAGCGTAGTGCTCGTACCGGATTATCTTGCTCTGCCAGCGGTGATACGGTCAGTTTAATTCCGCGTTATCACCTTCTGCCATGTGTCGGTATTTCTGCGACAGACGCCCGAACACCGCTTCGGCATCCTTGCCCTTTCCGTTGTTTACACCCAACTCGACCGCCGTCCGTAGCGCATCAAGCTTTATCTGCTGCTCTCGCTCCTCCAGTGCCCGCAACCCTGCACGGATAACCTCGCTGACATTGTTGTAACGACCACTTTCGATTTGTTCACGGATAAATTGCTCGAAGTAAGGACTTAACGCGATACTGGTTGCCATCATTTCCTCCAACCACACAAGATAATATCTATTATTATCTATTAGTATTTTCTTCCTCTCCCGTTCCGTCACCCCCTTCTTTCTGATGT
This region includes:
- a CDS encoding type II toxin-antitoxin system ParD family antitoxin, whose amino-acid sequence is MATSIALSPYFEQFIREQIESGRYNNVSEVIRAGLRALEEREQQIKLDALRTAVELGVNNGKGKDAEAVFGRLSQKYRHMAEGDNAELN